Proteins encoded by one window of Sulfurimonas hongkongensis:
- a CDS encoding nitrous oxide reductase family maturation protein NosD, whose product MFKIIFSISFFITTLFGANPLQEAIDAAPSGSILKLNAGVYKGNIIINKPITIIGKEKGVIIDAEGLGTVISIKSSYVTLKNLKIVGSGSRHENVDAAIAIADAKHCEVSNCVIEDCLFGIDMQMARNSIISENTITSKDLELGLRGDGLRLWYSNDNIIKKNSLIKSRDMVIWYSHGNEIVENYGEYCRYSLHFMYAGKNLVKNNTYKFNSVGIFFMYSKDTIAIGNNVQSSLGATGMGIGLKDVSNFTIKDNTIIYCAQGLYIDRSPFEPDTNNWITGNKVLYNSEAIHFHSLSENNIIKDNVIMGNIEDIVNDSRGSKTYKNEIVGNYWDNYIGFDRDGDNIGDTPYRVYQYADQMWIYNPDVKFFYGSPVISLLNFLAKLAPFTKPLFLLEDEKPKVRIKG is encoded by the coding sequence ATGTTTAAAATAATCTTTAGTATTTCTTTTTTTATTACTACTCTTTTTGGAGCAAACCCGCTTCAAGAAGCAATAGATGCCGCACCAAGTGGTTCTATTTTAAAGCTTAATGCTGGTGTTTATAAAGGAAATATAATTATCAATAAACCTATCACTATTATAGGAAAAGAAAAAGGTGTTATTATTGATGCAGAAGGTTTAGGAACTGTTATAAGCATAAAAAGCTCATATGTCACTCTTAAAAATTTAAAAATCGTAGGTAGTGGTAGCAGACATGAAAATGTAGATGCGGCTATAGCTATAGCTGATGCAAAGCATTGTGAGGTTAGCAACTGCGTTATTGAAGATTGCCTATTTGGTATAGATATGCAGATGGCTAGAAACTCCATCATATCTGAAAATACCATCACTTCAAAGGATTTAGAATTAGGACTTCGTGGAGATGGGCTTAGACTTTGGTACTCAAATGACAATATCATAAAGAAAAACTCTCTTATAAAGTCAAGAGATATGGTTATTTGGTACTCTCATGGAAATGAGATAGTAGAAAATTATGGTGAGTACTGTAGATACTCTCTACACTTTATGTATGCCGGTAAAAACTTAGTAAAAAATAATACATATAAGTTTAATAGTGTTGGCATATTTTTTATGTACTCTAAAGATACAATAGCTATAGGAAACAATGTACAAAGCTCATTGGGTGCAACAGGAATGGGTATCGGTCTTAAAGATGTCTCAAATTTTACAATCAAAGATAATACAATTATCTATTGTGCACAAGGGCTCTATATAGACAGATCCCCATTTGAGCCAGATACTAACAACTGGATTACAGGAAATAAGGTTTTATATAATTCTGAGGCTATACATTTTCACTCACTTAGTGAAAACAACATCATAAAAGATAATGTTATTATGGGAAATATAGAAGATATTGTAAATGACAGTAGAGGAAGTAAAACCTATAAAAATGAGATAGTGGGAAACTACTGGGATAACTATATAGGGTTTGACAGAGATGGCGATAATATTGGAGATACTCCATATAGAGTCTATCAATATGCAGATCAGATGTGGATTTACAATCCAGATGTTAAGTTTTTTTATGGCTCGCCAGTTATCTCTTTACTAAATTTTTTAGCAAAACTAGCGCCATTTACTAAGCCACTCTTTTTACTTGAAGATGAGAAACCCAAAGTTAGGATTAAAGGATAG
- a CDS encoding 4Fe-4S dicluster domain-containing protein, which yields MQKVQTDRREFMKYSTLGILGLVLGGGMIFSPYTLRAENRLRPPGAVDEKKFLALCIKCGQCLQVCPYHSIKLTDMAHGHGVGTPYIDANERACYACSAVPCVLACPSGALDHHTEKPEDIKMGIAVLEHPDTCIAMKNIPIPAGYMDKMSKFNDSVTNLHDLEVELLEKFSEFEGKQCTLCADMCPIPNPLSAIAMVPDAGGGNRPEIYDGCIGCGACQDVCPTTIPSIIVKPRVTYEEYYASKK from the coding sequence ATGCAAAAAGTACAAACAGATAGAAGAGAGTTTATGAAGTATTCCACCTTAGGGATACTAGGACTTGTTCTTGGTGGTGGGATGATATTTAGCCCATACACTCTAAGAGCAGAAAATAGACTAAGACCTCCTGGAGCTGTAGATGAGAAAAAATTTTTAGCTCTATGCATTAAGTGTGGGCAGTGTCTTCAGGTCTGCCCATATCATTCTATAAAACTAACTGACATGGCCCATGGTCATGGGGTTGGAACACCTTATATAGATGCAAATGAGAGAGCTTGTTATGCTTGTAGTGCTGTTCCATGTGTTTTAGCATGTCCAAGTGGAGCACTAGACCATCATACTGAAAAACCAGAAGATATAAAAATGGGAATAGCAGTTTTAGAACATCCAGATACATGTATCGCTATGAAAAATATTCCGATACCTGCTGGATATATGGACAAAATGAGCAAGTTTAATGACTCTGTTACAAATTTACATGATCTTGAAGTAGAACTTTTAGAGAAGTTTTCAGAGTTTGAGGGAAAACAGTGTACACTTTGTGCAGATATGTGTCCGATACCAAATCCTCTCAGTGCTATAGCTATGGTACCAGATGCAGGTGGTGGAAATCGTCCTGAGATCTACGATGGTTGTATTGGTTGTGGTGCTTGTCAAGATGTATGTCCTACTACAATCCCATCTATAATAGTTAAACCGCGGGTTACTTATGAAGAGTATTACGCAAGTAAAAAATAG
- a CDS encoding c-type cytochrome: MKVSKIKISTFAIVLMVAFSACSDSSDKKEDKRQASSNDAPKIEVVQNSDAHAIKVKEKQSDKSQSKSYYYDYNVKDANGDASTRVKPRTSMEANMNVRSPYEKVEISMLVKKLSKDFIVKCSACHDDYANGIVGPSLLGKDSDFIYNKIVAFKTGKESNPLMNDLVKKMDDKEIKKIAQEIYEFNKEITRMRNR; encoded by the coding sequence ATGAAAGTATCTAAGATTAAAATTTCTACATTTGCAATAGTGTTAATGGTTGCATTTAGTGCTTGTAGTGATAGTTCGGATAAAAAAGAAGATAAGAGGCAGGCAAGCTCAAACGATGCACCTAAGATAGAGGTCGTTCAAAACAGTGATGCTCACGCTATAAAAGTTAAAGAAAAACAAAGCGATAAGTCTCAAAGCAAATCTTACTACTATGACTACAATGTAAAAGATGCAAATGGTGATGCTTCTACTAGAGTAAAGCCTAGGACAAGTATGGAGGCTAATATGAACGTAAGAAGTCCATATGAAAAAGTAGAAATTTCTATGCTTGTAAAAAAATTAAGTAAAGATTTTATAGTAAAGTGCTCAGCTTGTCATGACGACTATGCAAATGGAATTGTAGGTCCATCACTCCTAGGAAAAGATAGCGACTTTATCTATAACAAGATTGTAGCTTTTAAAACTGGTAAAGAGTCAAATCCATTGATGAATGACCTTGTTAAAAAGATGGATGACAAAGAGATTAAAAAAATAGCTCAAGAGATATATGAGTTTAACAAAGAGATTACACGAATGAGGAACAGATAG
- a CDS encoding c-type cytochrome, whose protein sequence is MKNIVVGVLTLFIVGLMVFTAMDDAVFHGGHQAKVIEDFGDGSNQQAANLAASPKEKSDREKEDEALKALRDKAGNAGIFKVSNEYKSKCASCHGANGSGYQNGKPMMGPPLFGQSEEEIYKSLVDFKAGRKENMVMRGLLIHLEDEDLRRFAKEIGEFPARAKEELN, encoded by the coding sequence GTGAAAAATATAGTAGTAGGTGTTTTAACACTTTTTATAGTTGGTTTAATGGTTTTTACTGCAATGGATGATGCAGTTTTTCATGGTGGGCATCAAGCAAAAGTTATTGAAGACTTTGGCGATGGAAGTAACCAGCAAGCTGCAAATTTAGCAGCATCACCAAAAGAAAAATCAGATAGAGAAAAAGAAGACGAGGCATTAAAGGCATTAAGAGACAAAGCCGGAAATGCAGGGATTTTTAAAGTAAGTAATGAGTACAAAAGCAAATGTGCTTCTTGTCACGGTGCAAATGGGTCTGGCTATCAAAATGGTAAGCCTATGATGGGACCACCTCTGTTTGGACAAAGTGAAGAAGAGATTTACAAAAGTTTAGTTGACTTTAAAGCCGGTAGAAAAGAAAATATGGTAATGAGAGGCTTGTTGATACATCTTGAAGATGAAGATCTAAGAAGATTTGCAAAAGAGATTGGAGAGTTTCCAGCAAGAGCAAAAGAAGAGCTAAACTAA
- a CDS encoding NapH/MauN family ferredoxin-type protein codes for MDKYNNRETIKKSSFFSTFFDTTRDGKRIFSYRTKRWVVVIAVHLLFFLSFFIDLQMLEGTLNGSRFLGFHMIDLYTTMQLFLATHELPVNVIIGITTIVLVYLLLGGRSYCAWVCPYGILSEIGEKLHNTLVSKKIIKERKFDHRVRHIFWAIFLVLSLTSGYLVFETFNVVGILSRMIVYGWSLAFFWVVVVFAIEVFYSRRAWCTYICPIGTTYGYIGKISALRVEWNDNCDHCMVCSDVCFENQVLEITKAKYDKQREEKGITREYITGADCTLCGRCIDVCHADALKFDFRLKSLV; via the coding sequence ATGGATAAATATAACAACAGAGAAACCATTAAAAAATCAAGTTTTTTCTCTACATTTTTTGATACCACAAGAGATGGAAAAAGGATTTTTAGTTACAGAACAAAGAGATGGGTAGTTGTTATTGCTGTGCATCTCCTTTTCTTCTTATCATTTTTTATAGATTTACAGATGCTAGAAGGTACACTAAACGGCTCGAGATTTTTAGGCTTTCATATGATAGATCTATATACTACTATGCAACTTTTTTTAGCTACGCATGAGTTGCCAGTAAATGTGATCATCGGTATCACAACTATTGTTTTAGTCTATCTGTTACTTGGTGGTAGAAGCTACTGTGCCTGGGTTTGTCCTTATGGCATACTTAGCGAGATTGGTGAGAAGCTGCACAACACACTAGTAAGTAAAAAAATCATCAAAGAGAGAAAGTTTGACCATAGAGTTAGACATATCTTTTGGGCGATATTTTTAGTTTTATCTCTTACAAGTGGCTACTTAGTTTTTGAGACATTTAATGTAGTTGGGATACTAAGTAGGATGATAGTTTACGGTTGGTCTTTAGCATTTTTCTGGGTAGTAGTTGTTTTTGCCATAGAGGTTTTTTACTCTCGCCGCGCATGGTGTACTTACATCTGCCCAATAGGTACTACTTATGGCTACATTGGCAAAATCTCAGCTTTAAGAGTTGAGTGGAATGATAACTGTGATCATTGTATGGTTTGTAGCGATGTATGTTTTGAAAATCAAGTACTAGAGATTACAAAAGCAAAATATGACAAACAAAGAGAAGAAAAGGGCATTACAAGAGAGTATATAACTGGTGCTGACTGTACACTTTGTGGTAGATGTATAGATGTATGTCATGCAGATGCACTAAAGTTCGACTTTAGATTAAAAAGTTTGGTGTAA
- a CDS encoding ABC transporter ATP-binding protein gives MIKIENLTKKFGSHVSLDSVNCEFNKNESIALMGANGAGKTTLIRSILGYYHADAGSVSINGLDPIKQRVEVLKEISFVPQLPPPIKLNIEELIHYISVSAEVDEDKIMHYANEMKLDLAANMKKSFFKLSGGMKQKLLIAISIAKRSDIIIYDEPTANLDPKARDDFYRLLKQNEDEKVLLFVTHRLEEVKDLVNRQIYMDLGKVVSDEKF, from the coding sequence ATGATAAAAATAGAAAATCTAACAAAAAAATTTGGCTCTCATGTCTCTTTAGATAGTGTAAACTGTGAGTTTAACAAAAATGAGTCCATCGCACTTATGGGTGCAAATGGAGCTGGTAAGACTACACTTATTCGCTCTATTTTGGGGTATTATCACGCAGATGCAGGGAGTGTGTCTATCAACGGTCTTGACCCCATAAAACAAAGGGTAGAAGTTTTAAAAGAGATAAGTTTTGTTCCACAACTTCCTCCTCCTATTAAGCTAAATATTGAAGAACTTATACACTACATCTCTGTAAGTGCAGAGGTAGATGAAGACAAAATCATGCACTATGCAAATGAGATGAAGCTTGATTTAGCTGCAAATATGAAAAAGTCTTTTTTTAAGCTTAGTGGAGGAATGAAACAGAAGCTACTAATCGCTATCTCTATAGCAAAAAGGAGTGATATTATCATATATGATGAGCCTACGGCTAACTTAGACCCTAAAGCTAGGGATGACTTTTATAGACTGCTAAAGCAAAACGAAGATGAAAAAGTTCTTCTTTTTGTAACACATAGACTAGAAGAGGTAAAAGATC